A stretch of Dietzia lutea DNA encodes these proteins:
- a CDS encoding SRPBCC family protein, which produces MTDSNAITVERVIDHSAAEIFDFLSNPENHARLDGSGFVRGDYKTDRIQQVGDVFAMDMEGEHMGGEYRTENHVTGFAKDKLLAWQTAPAGTEPKGWEWVWELEAQGPDSTLVRHTYDWSKVTDKDVLKKVSFPLVSQKQLEDSLGNLASAVAG; this is translated from the coding sequence ATGACTGATTCCAACGCCATCACCGTCGAGCGCGTGATCGACCACTCGGCGGCTGAGATCTTCGATTTCCTCTCCAACCCGGAGAACCACGCCCGCCTGGACGGCTCTGGCTTCGTGCGCGGCGACTACAAGACCGACCGCATCCAGCAGGTCGGTGACGTGTTCGCCATGGACATGGAGGGCGAGCACATGGGCGGCGAATACCGCACCGAGAACCACGTCACCGGCTTCGCCAAGGACAAGCTGCTGGCCTGGCAGACCGCGCCCGCGGGCACCGAGCCCAAGGGCTGGGAGTGGGTCTGGGAGCTCGAGGCCCAGGGCCCGGACTCCACACTGGTGCGCCACACCTACGACTGGTCCAAGGTCACCGACAAGGACGTGCTCAAGAAGGTGTCGTTCCCGCTGGTGTCGCAGAAGCAGCTCGAGGACTCGCTGGGTAACCTCGCCTCGGCCGTCGCCGGCTGA